GTGATCGCCATCGAGCCTGAGAAGGGGCACCGGTTGTCGGGGCTCAAGAATTTCCAGGAGAGCAAAAAGCCGGGGATCCTGGACGAATCGCTCATCGACCGGACGGTCCGCGTCCCCGACGCCCCCGCCTACGAAACCGCCATCCGGCTGGCGCGCGAGGAGAGCCTCCTCGTGGGGCCGTCCACCGGCGCGATCGTCTGGGCGGCGCTGCAGGAGAATCTCCCGGCCGGCGCGGTCGCGGTGTGCATCTCCCCCGACAACGCGTTCAAGTACGCGTCGCACTACACCCCGTGCCTGGAGGGGGAAGGGGTCCCGGACGTCGAGGTGAAGGCGTGAACGAAGCCGACTACAAGGAGCTGAAGAAAGGCGGCATGATGCGCCAGGCGGAGGCGGGGCTCTTCTCCGTCCGCCTCCACGTGGTCGGGGGACGCCTCGACACGACGCAGCTCCGGGCGATCCACGATGCCGCGGACCGCTTCGGGCGCGGCGAGGTGCACCTCACCAGCCGCCAGGGCGTGGAGATTCCGAACGTGCGCCAGGATTCGCTTTCCGCCCTGAAGGAGTTCCTCTCCCCATCGGGCGTCGGCGTAGGGGTCTGCGGTCCCACGGTGCGCACCGTCACGGCGTGCCAGGGGTGCAGGGTGTGCCCGAGCGGCGTCATCGACTCGCCGGAGCTCGCCGACGCGGCGGACCGGGCGTTCTACGGGAAACCGGTCCCGCACAAGTTCAAGATCGGCGTCTCCGGGTGCGTCAACAACTGCATGAAGGCCGAGGAGAACGACGCGGGGATCAAGGGGTGGATCGAGCCGCGCTGGGAACGGGGCCCGTGCACCCTCTGCGGGGTGTGCGCGGCGGTGTGCCCGACGAAGGCGATCGCGACGGCGGAGGACGGCTCGCTGACCGTCGACCTCGACCTCTGCATCGGCTGCGGGGACTGCATCGTCTCGTGCCCGAGCGGCGGCATGCGGGAGGCCCGCCGCGGGTACCGCCTCTTCGCCGGCGGGAAGTTCGGCCGGAAGCCGTTCCTCGGGAAGAGGATCCTCGGAGTCCTCACGACGAAGGAGGAGGCGATGGCGGCGATCACCGCCGTCCTCGAATTCTTCCGGGCGCACGGGAAACCGCGGGAACGGTTCGGCGACACGCTGGAGCGGACGGGGTTCGACGCGCTGGAGCGCCGCGTGAAGGAGGTGACGGGGCTGTGACGACGCCGCTTCTCGACATCACCGGGGACGTGTGTCCCATGACGTTCGTGAAGGTGAAGATGGCCCTTCAGAAGATCGCCCCCGCGGGGAAGCTGGGCGTGCGCCTGAAAGAGGACGCGCTGAAGAACGTGATCTCCTCCCTGAAGACGGAGGGTCACGCGGTCACGAGCGTCTCGCGCGAGGACGGGATCTTCCTGCTGGAGGTCACCAAGGGGGGCGGTTGACCGCCCGTCAGATCCCCTCTCCTTCCCCGGCCATCTCCACCTCCCGGCGGGTGAGGATCCTCGTCTTCTCCGCGCGCTCCACCTGGACCACCAGCCCGTCCTGGAGGACGACGGTGACCACGCCGTAGCGGACCTGCCGGATCGCTTCCAACACCAGCGCGATCGCCTTCCGTTCGTTCTCCGCCCGGAGGGCCTGTCCCCTGGCGGCTGCGGGTGCGGGTGCGGCCATCCTAAGCCCCTCCCTTCGACATCAACATCACCGGACCCAGAAGAGCGCCCTGCGCTTCACGCGGTCGAGCGCTCCCATCGCCAGGAACGTGACGACTCCGGTGTACAGGATCCCCGCGACCATCCGGGGGTAATCGGCGAAATCGGCGTAATACTGGACGAACCTTCCCAGCCCCGCGTTGGCGCCGAAGAGCTCCGCCACCGTAAGGAGGATGAACGACAGGGCCAGCCCCACCGCCATCCCGGAGAATATATGGGGCAGCGCCCCGGGAAAGACGATCTTCCGAAGGTATTCGATTCCCCCGATTCCGAGGATGCGCGCGTTGTCGCGGTACCTCCCCTCCAGGGAAGCGGCGCCGGCGG
This genomic stretch from Deltaproteobacteria bacterium harbors:
- a CDS encoding YezD family protein, with the protein product MAAPAPAAARGQALRAENERKAIALVLEAIRQVRYGVVTVVLQDGLVVQVERAEKTRILTRREVEMAGEGEGI
- a CDS encoding 4Fe-4S binding protein, producing the protein MNEADYKELKKGGMMRQAEAGLFSVRLHVVGGRLDTTQLRAIHDAADRFGRGEVHLTSRQGVEIPNVRQDSLSALKEFLSPSGVGVGVCGPTVRTVTACQGCRVCPSGVIDSPELADAADRAFYGKPVPHKFKIGVSGCVNNCMKAEENDAGIKGWIEPRWERGPCTLCGVCAAVCPTKAIATAEDGSLTVDLDLCIGCGDCIVSCPSGGMREARRGYRLFAGGKFGRKPFLGKRILGVLTTKEEAMAAITAVLEFFRAHGKPRERFGDTLERTGFDALERRVKEVTGL
- a CDS encoding sulfurtransferase TusA family protein encodes the protein MTFVKVKMALQKIAPAGKLGVRLKEDALKNVISSLKTEGHAVTSVSREDGIFLLEVTKGGG